In Actinomycetota bacterium, the genomic window GCCTCCTTGAGCGAAGAAACGCCTATAACCTCCATGTCCGACCCGGCCACCTTCTCGGCCTCCGCCAGCTCGGCCTTGGGCACCAGGAACACCTCGGCGCCGATCCGGCCGGCTCCCTTGACCTTCAGGTCGACCGACCCTACGGCCCCCACGGTCCCGGTGCGCTTGTCCGAGTTCTCGATGGTTCCGGTGCCGGCGATGGTCCGGCCGCCAGTGATGTCGTCGGGGACCAGACGGTCGTAGATCGACAGGGCGTAGATCAGCCCGGCCGACGGCCCGCCGATATCCCGGCTGGAGATCGACACGTCGATGGGCGCCTTGCGGTACTGCACCAGCTCGGCCCCCAGGCCGGCGCCTTTCGAGCCGGCGGGAGGCTCGGAGGTCTTTACGGAGAACGATTTGTTGTCCTCACCCCGCAGCACCTCGAGGCGGACCGAGTCTCCGGGCGTGAGTCGTTCGAGCTCCACCGTCAGGTCCTCGACCAGCACCACCGGCTCGCCTTCGATCCCAACGATCACATCGCCGGCGACCAACCGGCGGGAGGCCGGTGAGCTTTCGGCTATCTCGCTCACGAACACCCCCTCCGCCTTGTACGGCATGCCGAGCTCGTTCAGGGCCGCCACCGCCGCCTCCAGCTCGCTCTGGGTCATCTGGGCGGCCTGGATCGACTCGGTGTGGGCGTGCGACTCGTCGGACGGGTAGATCGCCTCCCTGGGGAACACGACCTTGTCGGGGTTGAAGATCGCCTTGAGCAGGTCTGCGCCGGTGGCGCCCCCGGGAGAACGGACCTGGGCGGTGGTGAGGTGGATCGAACCCGCTGAGGGGTAGGTGACCGCGTCGATGTCGGTTCGGCGGGCCACGTCCGGGGCCGGACCGGGTTCCAGGATCAGCAGCGGCAGCTTAACGAAGGTCCCCAAGACGGCGACTATCCCGATGAACGAGAACAGCACGGTGAACCGGGTCGCCCTGATCCACCACATCTGCCGCCGGAACCCGGCGTCGGGCTTCAACGGGTGCACGGACCGGTGTCCACGGCGGCGTTGACGGCACTGGCCTGGTCCACCCGCACCGCAACCTCGGCGGAGGTCAGCGCGTAGGCGATCTTCGGGTTCACCAGCGAGGAGGCGAATACCACACCGGAGACCTGTCCCTCGGCGTTCACGAACGGACCGCCGGAGTTCCCGGGGTGGACCTCGGCATCGATCTGGTAGACGTTTCGGGAGACCAGGTCCCGGCTGTAGATGTCCCTACCGACGGCATCCTCGAAGAGATCACGGACCGCTCCCGGCGTCACCGTGAAGGGCCCACCGCCGGGAAAGCCCAGCGCAGCGCCCTGCTGTCCCCGGGGCGCCTCCCCGCGCTGGAGGGCCAGGGGCCGGCCGGCCAGACCGCTGGTCCTGAGAACCGCCAGGTCCAGCTTCGGGTCGAACAGGACCACGGTGGTTCGGTGGGTGCCGGCGGAGTCGATGACCGAGGGGCGGTCCACTCCGGCTACGACGTGAGCGTTGGTCACCACCAGCCCGGGCGCCGCGACGA contains:
- a CDS encoding PDZ domain-containing protein, which produces MHPLKPDAGFRRQMWWIRATRFTVLFSFIGIVAVLGTFVKLPLLILEPGPAPDVARRTDIDAVTYPSAGSIHLTTAQVRSPGGATGADLLKAIFNPDKVVFPREAIYPSDESHAHTESIQAAQMTQSELEAAVAALNELGMPYKAEGVFVSEIAESSPASRRLVAGDVIVGIEGEPVVLVEDLTVELERLTPGDSVRLEVLRGEDNKSFSVKTSEPPAGSKGAGLGAELVQYRKAPIDVSISSRDIGGPSAGLIYALSIYDRLVPDDITGGRTIAGTGTIENSDKRTGTVGAVGSVDLKVKGAGRIGAEVFLVPKAELAEAEKVAGSDMEVIGVSSLKEAIAELKKLPPTKIAQKSA